The proteins below are encoded in one region of Naumovozyma castellii chromosome 6, complete genome:
- the ALE1 gene encoding lysophospholipid acyltransferase (ancestral locus Anc_6.66) produces MYNPIDAALNKVTETYGIDSFTLRYAICLLGSFPLNAILKRLPDEKEKTKCIYIIVSSMIYLFGILNLYSGFRTLLISSTFTFLITRFYHSKFMPYLNFVFVMGHLAMNHIYAQFFNSQTATTIDITASQMVLAIKLTSFAWSYYDGMDTNADEFESLVQYQKDRVIKRHPSLLKFVAYTFFYPTLLTGPSFDYSDFDSWLNGEMFHDLPESKKPKRRLNPRKRRQIPKNGKLALWKVIQGIAWIVLNGLGKKYIPLSFIADRASFMERSFFYRIHYIFLVGLVARFKYYAAWTIAEASCISCGLGYNGYDTKTQKIKWNRVQNIDIWNVEMAQNTRQCLEGWNMNTNKWLKYTVYLRVVKKGKKPGFRATMFTFLTSAFWHGTRPGYYLTFATGALYQTCGKFYRRNFRPIFLASDGVTPLPYKWVYDVVGMWVIKISFGYLVEPFLLLDFKESLVAWGSVYFYGHIVVALSFFLFRGPFSKSVIQFCKSLQPQYIATAKVKELEEEISRTSTSLGDIIREKLEYEEANKDLLQKEMNLGIPSIHPTDWEDAKGEWAAFVKEYTEWRERNGLEVEEDNLMKAFQDFKRELKENTVGERKMSFSGYSPVPIEKKD; encoded by the coding sequence ATGTACAATCCAATTGACGCTGCACTCAACAAAGTGACAGAAACATATGGTATTGATAGTTTTACCCTAAGATATGCAATTTGTCTGCTAGGTTCATTTCCTCTGAATGCTATTCTAAAAAGACTTCCTGATGAGAAAGAGAAGACCAAATGCATTTACATTATAGTCTCATCTatgatatatttatttggtATCCTGAACTTATATAGTGGATTTAGAACACTATTGATCAGTAGCACGTTTACATTCCTCATTACCAGATTTTATCATTCCAAATTTATGccatatttgaattttgtcTTTGTCATGGGTCACTTAGCCATGAATCACATTTACGctcaatttttcaactcaCAAACTGCAACAACTATTGACATCACTGCATCACAAATGGTTCTTGCCATTAAATTGACATCATTTGCATGGTCATATTACGATGGTATGGACACTAATGcagatgaatttgaatcctTGGTTCAATATCAAAAGGATCGTGTCATTAAGAGACATCCATCCTTACTAAAATTTGTTGCCTATACTTTCTTTTACCCAACTTTATTAACAGGTCCCAGCTTCGACTATTCAGATTTTGATAGTTGGTTAAATGGCGAAATGTTTCATGATTTACCAGAATCAAAGAAGccaaagagaagattaaATCCTCGAAAGAGAAGACAGATTCCAAAAAATGGTAAACTGGCTCTTTGGAAAGTCATCCAAGGTATCGCTTGGATCGTATTAAATGGGCTAGGTAAGAAATATATACCTCTTTCATTCATTGCTGACAGGGCTAGTTTTATGGAAAGATCCTTCTTTTATAGAATccattatattttcttagTTGGTTTGGTTGCAAGATTTAAATATTATGCTGCCTGGACCATTGCGGAAGCATCGTGTATTTCATGCGGATTAGGATATAATGGATACGACACCAAAACACAAAAGATTAAATGGAACCGTGTTCAGAACATTGATATTTGGAATGTGGAAATGGCGCAGAATACTCGTCAATGTCTCGAAGGTTGGAATATGAATACAAATAAGTGGTTGAAATACACTGTATATTTACGGGTCGTTAAGAAGGGCAAGAAGCCAGGGTTTCGCGCAACTATGTTTACATTCTTAACATCTGCCTTTTGGCATGGAACAAGACCAGGTTATTATCTAACATTTGCTACAGGTGCCCTATACCAAACATGTGGGAAATTTTATAGACGTAATTTTAGACCAATATTCTTGGCAAGTGATGGTGTAACTCCATTGCCATATAAATGGGTATATGATGTTGTTGGTATGTGGgttattaaaatatcattCGGTTACTTGGTGGAACCTTTCCTATTATTGGATTTTAAAGAATCTTTAGTTGCATGGGGGTCCGTATATTTCTATGGTCATATAGTGGTTGCCCTTTCGTTTTTCTTGTTTAGAGGtccattttccaaatcagtTATCCAATTCTGCAAATCGTTGCAACCACAATATATTGCTACAGCAAAGGTAAAGGAATTAGAAGAGGAAATTTCTAGAACTTCCACTTCTCTTGGTGATATCATAAGGGAGAAGCTTGAGTACGAAGAAGCAAACAAGGATTTACTACAAAAGGAAATGAACTTAGGTATTCCATCAATTCATCCAACAGATTGGGAAGATGCCAAGGGAGAATGGGCTGCTTTTGTCAAAGAGTATACCGAATGGAGGGAGAGAAATGGGCTggaagttgaagaagataatttaatgaagGCATTCCAAGACTTTAAGAGagaattaaaggaaaataCCGTTggtgaaagaaaaatgagCTTCAGTGGATACTCTCCAGTtccaattgaaaagaaggattaa
- the HEM15 gene encoding ferrochelatase HEM15 (ancestral locus Anc_6.67), with product MLQRVNPLVGRTLMRSNLVTVMRYNSSITKSPTAIVFMNMGGPSTVEETHDFLFELFADNDLIPISKKYQRNIAKYIAKLRTPKIEKQYREIGGGSPIRKWSEYQAAEVCKILDKTSPNTAPHKPYVAFRYARPLTDEAYKQLLHDGVKRAVAFSQYPHFSYSTTGSSINELWRQVKRLDPNRTISWSTIDRWPSNEGLIKAFSENITAKLNEFPEEVRDKVVLLFSAHSLPMDVVNTGDSYPAEVASTVYKIMERLKFRNPYRLTWQSQVGPKPWLGAQTAKIAEFLGPQVDGLLFIPIAFTSDHIETLHEIDLGVIGESPFKNKFKRCESLNGSATFIEGMADLVKSHLETGELYSKQLPLDFTLGKSSDPVEDLSLLFGDHTKK from the coding sequence ATGCTACAAAGAGTTAACCCTTTGGTTGGCAGGACGCTCATGAGGTCCAACTTGGTTACTGTGATGAGATACAATAGCTCAATCACAAAGAGTCCAACAGCTATTGTCTTTATGAATATGGGTGGACCCTCTACAGTTGAAGAAACGCATgattttctctttgaattatttgctGATAATGATCTGATACCCATTAGCAAGAAATATCAAAGGAATATTGCCAAATATATTGCTAAATTGCGTACCCCCaagattgaaaaacaaTATCGAGAAATTGGAGGTGGATCTCCCATTCGTAAATGGTCAGAATATCAGGCAGCTGAAGTTTGTAAGATCCTGGATAAAACATCACCTAACACTGCTCCCCATAAACCATATGTAGCATTCCGTTATGCGAGACCTTTGACAGATGAGGCTTACAAGCAATTGTTACATGATGGGGTTAAGAGAGCAGTTGCCTTTTCCCAATATCCTCATTTTTCATATTCAACCACTGGttcatcaattaatgaattatgGAGACAAGTGAAAAGGTTAGACCCCAATAGAACCATTTCATGGTCTACGATTGACCGTTGGCCATCTAATGAAGGTTTAATTAAAGCTTTTTCTGAGAATATTACTGCAAAATTGAATGAGTTCCCCGAAGAAGTAAGAGATAAGgtagtattattattttctgcACATTCTTTACCCATGGATGTGGTCAATACTGGGGACTCATACCCAGCCGAGGTAGCATCTACTGTGTACAAGATCATGGAAAGATTGAAGTTCCGTAATCCTTACAGATTAACATGGCAATCACAAGTGGGACCTAAACCATGGTTAGGTGCACAAACAGCCAAGATTGCAGAATTTTTGGGTCCACAAGTGGATGGGTTATTATTTATCCCGATTGCGTTTACGTCGGATCACATTGAGACATTGCATGAAATTGATCTAGGTGTCATTGGTGAATCTCCATTTAAGAATAAGTTTAAAAGATGTGAATCGCTAAATGGTAGTGCTACTTTTATTGAAGGTATGGCTGATTTAGTAAAGAGTCATTTAGAGACTGGAGAGTTATATTCTAAACAATTACCACTTGATTTTACTCTAGGTAAGTCTAGTGACCCGGTGGAAGACCTTTCATTGTTATTTGGTGATCATACAAAGAAGTAA
- the GAC1 gene encoding protein phosphatase regulator GAC1 (ancestral locus Anc_6.70), protein MVITNLDSAAAAAHAASATATAAPTAADLPPIRKLKSSLKLSRSSSTETFSTGGSSTPKIVRFAPQLTTVKRFDYRDEPIIISNENSPMGSPLLDYQRDNNEPDFPFTNTLKRNKQNNNNRYHFNLENDLEWETEKYWFNNSALLPDLLKNEKMFNYYNDLNDFHLDDFYQGGKSEDEDDDDDDDDSLDDFNADDFLKPHHRQNSILLHNGSQEDTGNKQGDRDDDHHFIYHNNANTMNSTLNSNSVLLSATSHSFDSINWILKSSNISTFHDTNKKNSLEVSLFNFLQGQNIRLHSLNQDSNNSSKLIGLIYVNNLNFEKFIEIKFSFNHWKDIHYVTAFLNKSVTSNIDEFKFVIDLNSLKFFLQVKNLLSSKLPKNNLNMELCCRYDVNNETYYDNNNYSNYHISLYSIFENFEPQLIPNNKISNKQSNIPKNSSYYSNYITPAVKQQQRPQQFSNLSLSSVASSSDSSSQRTFSEGTDYFNTSPLKHLYHNDTTPFVRKPTRQNEVINNIDDLINNNDNSNAGISLSSSSSTSSSESPSPIIPDIKKQKQSKASFTFTDSNRTIKNNSNTLQLRNSSSSTKIPMSSSSSTSSSPSNYPISQLDEFDYSNLYEPNDNLMTDANLFNYSFNSINNSTAAITANIDDNSCFQYLSPFYADNPPVETTTNNNNNNNLVGQHDPYFVDDNQSIFTDTTIDNNNIDNLQRNGLYSRPVLIHDKNNNSTDTLILQNPHPPPPPSLPLDNDDIHSFNNDDNDNDNVTIPTSTTSHSDLNSNSTSNTKSINITNSISINDHNRLHHPFTTNHDQIQNHDRNTIKTSTLNNMDYQSFLESYCFYNPSSMLGQRQVDTGGNNNNSSPNNKNVNDEEINIHVETTPTSSTGNGSTLSPNEFLGDSLLSSTPPILSQGHDRWQI, encoded by the coding sequence ATGGTAATAACAAACCTGGAttctgctgctgctgctgctcATGCTGCTAGTGCAACCGCTACTGCTGCCCCTACCGCTGCAGATCTGCCTCCCATTAGAAAACTgaaatcttctttgaaattatcaaGAAGTTCATCCACGGAGACTTTTTCCACGGGTGGATCCTCCACGCCAAAAATTGTAAGGTTCGCCCCACAATTAACAACCGTGAAAAGATTCGATTATAGAGATgaaccaataataatatcaaaTGAAAACTCCCCCATGGGGTCCCCGCTATTGGATTATCAACGCGATAATAACGAACCGGATTTCCCCTTCACTAATACTCTGAAGagaaacaaacaaaataataataataggTACCATTTCAATTTGGAGAATGATCTCGAGTGGGAAACGGAAAAGTACTGGTTTAATAATTCCGCTTTGTTACCagatcttttgaaaaatgaaaaaatgttcaattattataacgatttgaatgatttcCATCTGGATGATTTTTATCAAGGTGGGAAATcagaggatgaagatgacgatgacgatgacgatgataGTTTGGATGATTTTAATGCTgatgatttcttgaaaCCTCATCATCGTCAAAACTCAATCCTTTTGCATAATGGATCTCAGGAAGATACAGGAAACAAACAAGGTGATCGTGATGACGATCATCATTTCATTTATCATAACAATGCTAACACAATGAATTCAACATTGAATAGCAATTCCGTTTTACTCTCCGCTACCTCTCATTCTTTTGATTCCATAAATTGGATCTTGAAAAGTTCCAATATTTCCACTTTCCATGATacaaataagaaaaattcattggaAGTTTCATTGTTTAATTTCCTTCAGGGGCAAAATATTAGATTGCATTCATTAAATCAagattctaataattcaagTAAATTAATTGGGTTAATTTACGtcaataatttgaattttgaaaaatttattgaaattaaattctcATTTAATCATTGGAAAGATATTCATTATGTCACAGCATTCTTAAATAAATCTGTCACTTCCaacattgatgaatttaaattcgtcattgatttaaattctttgaaatttttcttaCAGGTTAAGAATCTTTTATCCTCGAAATTACCgaaaaacaatttaaaCATGGAGTTATGTTGTCGTTACGatgttaataatgaaacatactatgataataataattattccaattatCACATCTCTTTATAttccatctttgaaaattttgaacCACAATTGATACCAAATAACAAAATATCCAACAAACAATCgaatattccaaaaaattcttcctattattcaaattacATTACTCCAGCAGTaaagcaacaacaacgacCACAACAATTTTCAAACTTGTCACTTTCATCAGTCGCTTCATCTTCAGATTCATCATCTCAAAGAACTTTTAGTGAAGGTACTGATTACTTTAATACCTCCCCTTTGAAACACCTATATCACAATGATACAACACCATTTGTAAGAAAACCAACGAGACAAAATGAAGTTATTAATAACATTGATGACTTGattaataacaatgataatAGCAATGCCGgcatttctttatcttcatcatcatccacatcatcatcagaatcTCCATCGCCAATTATCCCTGACattaagaaacaaaaacaatCTAAAGCATCATTCACCTTTACTGACTCAAATAGAACCATTAAAAATAACAGCAATACACTAcaattaagaaattcatCGTCGTCCACAAAAATTCCAAtgtcatcttcatcatcgacttcatcatcaccatctAATTATCCAATTTCACAATTAGATGAATTTGACTATTCGAATTTATACGAACCAAACGATAACTTAATGACAGAtgcaaatttatttaattactctttcaattcaattaataattccaCAGCAGCAATAACTGCAAacattgatgataattcatGTTTCCAATATCTTTCTCCATTCTATGCAGATAACCCACCAGTGGAAACAACAactaacaacaataataataataacctGGTGGGTCAGCATGATCCATATTTCGTTGATGACAATCAAAGCATATTCACTGATACAACaatagataataataacattgATAATTTACAAAGGAATGGTTTATATTCAAGACCTGTACTGATACATGATAAGAACAATAATTCCACAGATACTTTAATATTACAAAATCCTCATCCTCCTCCTCCGCCGTCGTTGCCCctagataatgatgatatcCATAgttttaataatgatgataatgataatgataatgtaACGATACCGACATCAACAACGTCTCATTCAGACTTAAACTCAAACTCAACTTCTAATACGAAATCTATTAATATAACGAATTCAATATCCATTAATGATCATAATCGTTTACATCATCCATTCACCACCAATCAtgatcaaattcaaaatcatgATCGAAATACAATCAAGACATCTACTTTAAATAACATGGACTATCAATCATTTCTAGAATCATACTGCTTTTACAACCCATCAAGCATGCTAGGTCAAAGGCAAGTGGACACCGGTGggaacaataataacagtTCCCCTAACAACAAAAACGTTAATGATGAggaaataaatattcatgTGGAAACTACACCTACATCAAGTACAGGTAATGGAAGCACATTATCACCGAATGAATTCTTGGGagattcattattaagCTCAACGCCACCGATACTTTCACAGGGACATGATCGATGGCAGATTTAG
- the NCAS0F00370 gene encoding uncharacterized protein (ancestral locus Anc_6.75) has protein sequence MGRPKKEVSEEKIEQFQKELEAAGDRTDVLLQDKKGRSRSCLLCRRRKQRCDHKMPSCTACLKAAVKCVQPARYSSPASISITNLDSMTNSINTNMGTSSQAVAQRLPTIKMESNYMQHRVDSPMTTIEYNRNMQENSMPLKNNNNNTDSSSPHQKDEYTVLLEKKLKYLEKLVDLTPGSATFNKKVSQYKRITHLLGEIEELDIPTTSTNTFILPHPNGTMLKQAPIPMNSTPLSLVSSFNSKDPDFNNNSNNNNNNNNNNRVSSVSSIPALSSDSLESIDFSKCIFAKYNLKEFLSYDPAFEFDEQLSRSFLDTFFTRLQFKYPLLDEKEIYSFHEDYIKNRIYTYPPTVFHFNCGRMWLVYSISACLHMTTGKYKGQPPVRYFSTAIRHITKCGDSLGPMERVELLTLLVLYILRTDRDSIVLYEIISDVMKICKDELKINKWNSKDPVSIAHKKLRVFWCVYLLERMICVAVGKPYIIKECEIDLPLFDENSFNTSSDEIMNNKDNNSNNHKKGVHFINQSLKLRRIESQFVEKLGILPQTNSKNASMPITNIYQNHDKCFLERQLPTVRKIFQDLEIWRASCSTSHVRNFENETLKLYYYRSVRLLIQPYLEILTPEDRLFRECQAAAGQICQLYKIFHQKTITGHSTPAVHTVFVAGVTLIYCMWLARNYDDQRRKKLGDDSKHTRPLVSASLFSTMDDLRACSVCLYVMTERSNFARIFRDTFDQLMNATVGNLIERCGPDSAELIYMSSQHRKGDGESLPYPAAGNPIINEKEMIQQKDGMPPAIERTFGRGQAEEHVGFVENSQVDLKEQEKFKKKQGMLEKTSVPRSLSHLLQAATQNEHQHSRNQHQHRHSHKKIKLENRTSPDANQYIVKKPINGIEFEWQNFQKQAFLQQQLAQQNLQAYLSSLNYNMSQENNEPMPNQVPRQQPQPQQQPLNIPQRNNNTNVNSMRELNMILESTRTAGPTPPLSHIGGVNDITGNVNLDRDGNMGENGKGVLFSNGTHNMINNISTWTNDSVIDLINGNRSSTLPFFTEPPVTSQQAVPNPKGDEGSATGNNNNPLRDSINSLAATSSVITEPIMSSGHVEDFWTVNDDYGFLT, from the coding sequence ATGGGACGCCCCAAGAAGGAAGTCAGCGAAGAGAAGATTGAGCAGTTCCAGAAGGAGCTCGAGGCCGCCGGAGATAGGACTGATGTGCTGCTGCAGGACAAGAAGGGAAGATCCAGATCATGTCTGCTTTGTAGAAGGAGGAAACAGAGATGTGACCATAAGATGCCCAGTTGTACCGCTTGTTTGAAAGCCGCTGTGAAATGCGTTCAACCAGCTAGATACTCGTCTCCAGCATCCATTTCCATTACCAACTTGGATTCCATGACAAATTCAATCAATACAAATATGGGAACGTCTTCACAGGCAGTGGCACAGAGATTGCCCACCATCAAAATGGAATCAAATTACATGCAACACAGAGTTGACTCACCCATGACTACGATCGAATACAATAGAAACATGCAGGAAAACTCCATGCcattaaagaataataataataatactgaCTCCTCCTCTCCTCACCAAAAGGACGAGTACACGGTTTTGCTCgagaagaaactgaaatatttggaaaaactAGTCGATTTAACTCCGGGTTCTGCTACTTTTAACAAGAAGGTATCACAATACAAGAGAATTACTCATTTATTGggtgaaattgaagaactaGATATACCAACCACCTCAACCAACACATTCATACTACCGCATCCAAATGGTACCATGTTGAAACAAGCACCCATCCCAATGAACTCGACACCATTATCGTTAGTGtcttcattcaattccaaGGATCCGGATtttaacaacaacagcaacaacaacaacaacaacaacaacaacaacagagTATCCTCCGTATCGTCAATACCTGCACTCTCATCTGATTCATTGGAATCCATtgatttttccaaatgtaTCTTTGCCAAGTACAATTTAAAGGAATTCTTATCATATGACCCAGCTTTCGAATTCGATGAACAATTGTCCAGATCTTTCCTCGATACTTTTTTCACCAGATTACAATTCAAATATCCTCTGCTagatgaaaaggaaatttatTCCTTCCATGAAGATTATATTAAAAACAGAATATACACCTATCCACCAACAGTATTCCATTTCAATTGTGGTAGAATGTGGCTTGTTTATAGCATTAGTGCATGTCTTCACATGACCACGGGGAAATACAAGGGTCAACCACCAGTAAGGTATTTCTCCACAGCGATTAGACACATTACGAAATGTGGAGATTCATTGGGTCCCATGGAACGTGTGGAATTGTTAACTCTGTTGGTATTGTACATTTTGAGAACAGATAGAGATTCCATTGTTCTTTATGAAATTATAAGTGATGTGATGAAGATTTGtaaagatgaattgaagataaaCAAATGGAATAGTAAGGATCCAGTGAGTATAGCacataaaaaattaagagTATTTTGGTGcgtttatttattggagAGAATGATTTGTGTGGCAGTGGGGAAACCTtacattattaaagaatgtGAAATTGATTTACCCTTATTCGACgaaaattcattcaatacCTCTTCTGatgaaataatgaataacaAGGACAATAACAGTAACAATCATAAGAAGGGAGTTCATTTCATTAATCAATCTTTGAAGTTAAGGCGTATTGAATCACAATTTGTAGAAAAATTGGGTATACTACCGCAAACAAATAGTAAGAATGCATCCATGCCCATTACCaatatttatcaaaatcaCGACAAATGTTTCCTGGAGAGACAACTTCCGACTGTAAggaaaattttccaagatttaGAAATTTGGAGAGCAAGTTGTTCCACGAGTCATgtaagaaattttgaaaatgaaacattaaaattgtattattatcgtTCCGTTCGTTTATTAATTCAaccatatttggaaatcttAACACCGGAGGATCGACTATTTAGAGAATGTCAAGCTGCTGCGGGTCAAATTTGTCAATTATACAAGATTTTCCATCAAAAGACCATTACGGGTCATTCCACACCAGCGGTACATACAGTATTTGTTGCGGGGGTCACATTGATATATTGTATGTGGCTTGCCAGAAATTATGATGatcaaagaaggaaaaaacTGGGTGATGATTCCAAACATACCAGACCATTAGTGAGTGCAAGTTTATTTTCCACCATGGATGATTTAAGAGCATGTTCTGTGTGTCTTTACGTGATGACTGAAAGATCCAATTTTGCTCGAATATTTAGAGATAcatttgatcaattgatgaatgcTACAGTGGGGAATTTGATTGAAAGATGTGGTCCTGATTCTGCTGAATTGATATATATGAGTTCTCAACATAGGAAGGGTGATGGAGAGTCTCTACCGTACCCTGCTGCGGGGAAtccaattattaatgaGAAGGAGATGATTCAACAGAAGGATGGGATGCCGCCAGCGATTGAAAGGACATTTGGAAGAGGACAAGCAGAGGAACATGTTGGATTTGTTGAGAATTCTCAAGTGGATCTTAAAGAgcaagaaaaattcaagaagaaacaagGAATGTTGGAAAAGACGTCTGTGCCCAGGAGCCTTTCGCATTTACTACAAGCTGCGACTCAGAATGAACATCAACATAGCCGTAATCAACACCAACATCGTCATAGTCATAAGAAAATCAAGTTGGAAAATAGGACAAGCCCTGATGCCAATCAATACATCGTCAAGAAACCAATCAATGgcattgaatttgaatggcaaaattttcaaaagcaGGCCTTTTTGCAGCAACAATTGGCACAACAAAACTTACAGGCATATCTAAGTTCTTTGAATTATAATATGAGTcaagaaaacaatgaaCCTATGCCAAACCAAGTTCCAAGACAACAACCGCAACCACAGCAGCAGCCACTAAACATACCGCAAAGGAATAACAACACCAATGTAAACTCGATGCGTGAATTGAACATGATTTTAGAGTCCACGAGAACGGCTGGTCCTACGCCACCATTGTCTCACATTGGTGGTGTCAACGATATTACTGGGAACGTGAATCTGGATAGAGATGGGAATATGGGCGAGAATGGGAAGGGAGTATTATTTAGCAACGGTACGCATAATATgatcaataatatttccaCTTGGACCAACGATTCTGTCATTGATTTAATCAATGGGAACCGATCATCTACGCTCCCATTTTTCACTGAGCCGCCAGTAACGTCACAGCAGGCCGTACCAAACCCAAAGGGTGACGAAGGCAGTGCTACtggcaacaacaacaacccCTTGAGAGATTCCATAAACTCATTGGCGGCGACGTCTTCAGTGATTACCGAGCCGATCATGTCATCGGGCCATGTCGAAGACTTCTGGACGGTGAACGACGATTATGGGTTCCTTACGTAA
- the DCI1 gene encoding putative dodecenoyl-CoA isomerase DCI1 (ancestral locus Anc_6.78), whose translation MEKNNTYKKGPDAMRYNGERRTSLSEDNRQKMSKRVSYTIEGPIFIIKLNDPRHLNSLTFDDFVYIAMLLEKANSDDSIFITVLQSSAKFFSSGGKFEAVLESKGKEDDIGSLNNLIGMISSPNVFVANAFRTHEKLLVCCLNGPAVGLSACIVMLCDLVYARDDSVYLLFPFSNLGFVAEVGSSVTLPMKLGINKANEHLLFSKPLTFADLQGKLINKNYQMEDTDEFNKQVVRDLQAQLVAADAPLRNMKAMKRQITEGTGYRSSLLRAQGLETMTTLPFWHEGEPFRRFEQMRSKQRKHKL comes from the coding sequence ATGGAGAAAAACAATACGTATAAGAAGGGACCTGATGCGATGCGATACAATGGGGAACGCAGGACAAGTTTAAGTGAAGATAATCGACAAAAAATGAGCAAGAGAGTCAGTTACACCATAGAGGGCCccatattcatcatcaaactGAATGATCCCCGGCATTTAAATTCGTTAACGTTCGATGATTTCGTTTACATCGCAATGTTGTTAGAGAAGGCCAATTCTGATGATTCCATCTTCATTACTGTTTTACAAAGTAGTGCCAAGTTCTTCTCCTCTGGTGGGAAATTCGAAGCTGTGTTGGAATCCAAGGGTAAAGAGGACGATATTGGGTCCTTGAACAATCTAATTGGTATGATTTCGTCCCCCAATGTGTTCGTCGCCAATGCGTTTAGAACACATGAGAAATTATTGGTATGTTGCTTGAATGGGCCCGCTGTCGGGTTAAGTGCATGTATTGTTATGCTATGTGATTTGGTTTACGCTAGGGACGATTCCGTTTACTTGTTGTTCCCCTTTAGTAACCTCGGGTTCGTGGCTGAAGTTGGGTCGTCCGTGACCTTACCCATGAAACTCGGCATTAACAAAGCCAATGAACATTTACTGTTCAGCAAGCCGCTAACCTTTGCTGATTTACAGGGGAAGCTAATTAACAAGAATTACCAAATGGAGGACACGGATGAGTTCAACAAGCAGGTAGTCAGGGACTTGCAAGCGCAGTTGGTCGCGGCGGATGCACCCTTACGCAACATGAAGGCGATGAAGAGACAGATCACCGAGGGGACCGGGTACCGTTCGTCACTGTTGCGGGCACAGGGCCTGGAGACGATGACCACGTTGCCCTTCTGGCACGAGGGAGAGCCCTTCCGGCGGTTCGAGCAGATGCGAAGCAAGCAGCGCAAGCACAAGCTGTGA